The following are encoded in a window of Candida dubliniensis CD36 chromosome 4, complete sequence genomic DNA:
- a CDS encoding lipase, putative yields MFILIIIVLYCLSFAQEYKVDNEPVAQDYKKLVQFSNLAAVAYCVGRGLSKGRLGDKGSGCHLAACKNDILKDVEIVKIFDFSRLNEVGTGYYALDNKRKTIILVFRGSVSRRDWATDIDFIPTKYKPIVHDDNFNECEVFIQQECINCKVHRGFYNFLKDNSGAIISLGIKLKKIYPDYQFLIIGHSLGAAFTILSGIEFQLLGYDPLVVTYGGPKVGNQEFADFTDRLFDTEDVSNCITMDNDFSRGFIRVVHRHDIIPLLPPMFTHAGYEYFIDKKQLPHEECDIDRRGMEYSGLLWKRSLGIRPSTFWPDNLGKYEHTHYFRRITSCRDED; encoded by the coding sequence ATGTTTATATTGATCATCATTGTATTATATTGTCTATCATTTGCTCAAGAATATAAGGTTGATAATGAACCTGTTGCCCAAGATTACAAGAAGTTAGTacaattttccaatttggCTGCAGTTGCCTATTGTGTTGGTAGAGGATTATCTAAAGGACGTTTAGGAGATAAAGGTTCTGGTTGTCATTTAGCAGCCTGTAAAAATGATATTCTTAAAGATGTTGAAATTGtgaaaatatttgatttcagTAGACTTAATGAAGTTGGTACTGGATATTATGCCTTGGATAATAAACGAAAGACAATAATATTAGTATTTAGAGGATCAGTATCAAGACGTGATTGGGCCactgatattgattttatccCCACGAAATATAAACCAATTGTtcatgatgataattttaatgaatgTGAAGTATTTATTCAACAAGAATGTATTAATTGTAAAGTTCATCGAggattttataattttttaaaagataaTTCCGGGGCAATTATAAGTCTTGgaattaaattgaaaaaaatttatcctgattatcaatttttaattattggtCATTCATTAGGTGCAGCTTTTACCATTTTAAGTGGGattgaatttcaattattaggTTATGATCCATTAGTAGTCACTTATGGTGGACCAAAAGTGGGGAATCAAGAATTTGCTGATTTCACCGATAGATTATTTGATACAGAAGATGTTAGTAATTGTATTACCATGgataatgatttttctCGAGGGTTTATTAGAGTAGTTCATAGACATGATATAATACCTTTATTACCACCAATGTTTACTCATGCAGGATACgaatattttattgataaaaaacaattacCTCATGAAGAATGTGATATAGATAGACGAGGTATGGAATATTCCGGATTATTATGGAAAAGAAGTTTAGGAATACGACCATCGACTTTTTGGCCTGATAATTTGGGGAAATACGAACATACACATTATTTTAGAAGAATCACTAGTTGTAGAGATGAAGATTAG
- a CDS encoding general amino acid permease, putative (Similar to S. cerevisiae AGP2), translating to MFKSTLQNKIWNNEKTKEAEAEAERSKIQEEELFDTKVDRQTSVTSESSLSQDNSSVDVGHTQRKLYNRHLQLIAIGGSIGTGLFVTIGTTGLTVGGPLGLLLSYCLSTLLTLLLTSAVGEMVSYMPVDSPFLNMAGRVIDPAFEAAASVNFWVMQSLYIPFEITAVNGMIHFWREDYSPAITFCIQIAIYAAINLYAVRIFGECEFWFSLAKLILCVGLLFFTLITMCGGNPKHDAFGFRNWHAAGGPIATLYTTGSLGRFQGFLGSFRWSSSFTCVGSEYLGMTAGECINPRHNLPIAFRTVLYRLVLFYIGGALSVSILVAYNDPRYLELTSDTSNAASSPYVVAMQNLGIKVLPHIVNAVILTSAFSAGCSYTYTSSRCLYNLAKKGFVPRLFKKCSSHGVPIFCVGLSICFSLLSLMQLGDSGSKVLNYMVNLCTGAQILNYAFMSITYIGFYHACKAQNIDRHEFTYRAWFQPYSIYFVCFMYCCLVGILGYDVFMPGKWSVDTFLYNYIMVFVSLAVFIAWKLFKRTKFIRPIDADLKTGLEEIERHEYEYYEQLEQSSHKPVNKFQSILHWIF from the coding sequence ATGTTTAAGTCAACATTACAGAACAAGATTTGGAACAACGAGAAAACCAAGGAAGCTGAGGCTGAAGCTGAAAGAAGTAAAATCCAAGAAGAGGAGTTATTCGACACTAAGGTAGATCGCCAGACCTCGGTAACGTCTGAATCATCCTTATCCCAAGATAACTCCTCGGTTGATGTTGGTCATACCCAAAGAAAACTTTACAATAGACATTTGCAGTTAATCGCTATTGGTGGTAGTATTGGTACTGGTCTTTTTGTCACTATTGGTACCACTGGGTTGACAGTAGGGGGACCTTTAGGTCTTCTTCTTTCGTATTGTCTTTCCACTTTGCTCACATTATTACTTACTTCGGCTGTTGGGGAGATGGTTTCTTATATGCCGGTTGACTCCCCGTTTTTGAACATGGCCGGCCGTGTTATTGATCCTGCATTCGAAGCAGCCGCATCTGTCAATTTCTGGGTGATGCAAAGTTTATATATCCCATTCGAAATCACAGCTGTCAACGGTATGATTCATTTTTGGCGTGAAGATTATTCTCCAGCAATCACTTTTTGTATCCAAATTGCCATCTATGCTGCTATCAACTTGTATGCTGTACGTATATTTGGTGAATGTGAATTCTGGTTTTCATTGGCTAAATTAATACTTTGTGTTggattgttgtttttcacTTTGATCACAATGTGCGGCGGTAACCCTAAACACGACGCCTTTGGTTTCCGTAACTGGCATGCGGCTGGTGGCCCCATAGCCACGTTATATACCACTGGGTCATTAGGAAGATTCCAAGGATTCCTTGGTTCCTTTAGATGGAGTTCATCCTTCACATGTGTGGGGTCAGAATATCTTGGTATGACTGCTGGTGAATGTATCAACCCTCGTCACAACTTACCTATTGCATTCAGAACCGTGTTGTATAGattggttttgttttacATTGGTGGTGCCTTATCTGTTTCCATTTTAGTTGCCTATAATGATCCAAGATACCTTGAATTAACCTCAGACACATCCAATGCTGCTTCTTCACCATATGTTGTGGCTATGCAGAACTTGGGGATTAAGGTATTGCCACACATTGTCAACGCTGTTATTCTTACATCAGCATTCTCAGCAGGGTGCCTGTACACCTATACTTCTTCGCGTTGTTTGTATAATTTGGCCAAGAAAGGTTTTGTCCCCAGATTATTTAAGAAATGTTCTAGTCACGGGGTTCCTATCTTTTGTGTTGGTCTTTCCATTTGTTtctcattattatcattgatGCAATTAGGAGATTCTGGTAGTAAAGTTTTAAACTATATGGTCAACTTGTGTACTGGTGCTCAAATCTTGAATTATGCATTTATGTCAATCACTTATATTGGGTTCTACCATGCATGTAAGGCTCAGAACATTGACCGTCATGAGTTTACTTACAGAGCTTGGTTCCAACCATATTCCATTTactttgtttgttttatgTATTGCTGTCTTGTCGGGATTTTAGGTTACGATGTGTTCATGCCTGGAAAATGGTCGGTTGACACATTCTTATACAACTATATCATGGTGTTTGTTTCATTAGCAGTTTTCATTGCTTGGAAACTTTTcaaaagaacaaaattCATTAGACCAATTGATGCTGATCTAAAAACTGGATTGgaagaaatagaaagaCACGAATATGAATATTATGAACAATTGGAACAATCTAGTCACAAGCCAGTTAATAAATTCCAGAGTATTTTACATTGGATATTCTAA